Proteins from a genomic interval of Sphingobacteriales bacterium:
- a CDS encoding succinate dehydrogenase cytochrome b subunit has protein sequence MSWIRSFFTSSIGKKVIMAITGLFLCLFLVIHMAGNFQLLIPDGGQSFNAYAHLMTSSPIIKIASWGTYLFFLLHAFDGLYLAYRNRQSRPLRYAAGAPGRSNTSWASRSMALLGALIFFFLVVHMKSFWFEYKFGHLPTDQWGNKDLYQIVKVAFSQWWYVAFYLLSLIALSYHLMHGFQSAFRTLGLMHNKYTPIIQSIGLLYSIGIPLGFAIQPLYMLWLSMNGG, from the coding sequence ATGAGTTGGATTCGTTCTTTTTTCACCTCTTCCATCGGCAAAAAAGTGATTATGGCAATTACGGGCTTATTTCTATGCCTGTTTTTGGTAATACACATGGCGGGCAATTTTCAGTTGCTCATTCCCGATGGTGGGCAGTCTTTTAATGCTTATGCGCATCTTATGACTTCTTCGCCCATTATCAAAATTGCTTCGTGGGGCACTTATCTTTTTTTCCTGTTGCACGCCTTCGACGGGCTGTATTTGGCATATCGCAACCGCCAGTCGCGCCCTCTGCGCTATGCCGCCGGTGCGCCGGGTCGCTCCAATACTTCGTGGGCATCGCGCAGTATGGCACTCTTGGGTGCTTTGATTTTCTTTTTCTTGGTAGTTCACATGAAAAGTTTTTGGTTTGAATACAAATTCGGCCATCTTCCTACTGACCAATGGGGCAATAAAGATTTGTATCAAATCGTAAAAGTTGCTTTTTCGCAATGGTGGTATGTAGCTTTTTATTTATTGTCGCTCATAGCTTTGTCGTATCACCTGATGCACGGTTTTCAGAGTGCTTTCCGCACTTTGGGTTTGATGCACAATAAATACACCCCTATCATACAAAGCATCGGTTTGCTATATTCCATCGGTATTCCTTTGGGTTTTGCTATACAGCCGCTTTATATGTTGTGGCTATCTATGAACGGCGGTTAA
- a CDS encoding VWA domain-containing protein, whose translation MLGGIILWLNTCQIQAQNSKIEGSVYDAHTHLPLTASIAISSMPYLIFSDKEGAYSYVLPTGKYVFGIYAPNYEPFVSDTLHLYEEATLLHNFFLQPVSSNREEVFEMTEEKGNRAVEIKAVTREDLEAMPTRMVESIASKTLGTYDAAAHKGTPYDRRINEVVKNEPTTASPPPSLRKVKDEPTSAASPTSPLLRQDAADTNLQGKLTAGEVNDFGKWELWKDLTEGELAQFQQIWHCLPTQRFTVQVSNSEGWALSDVPVELLDENKVVLWSSRSDNTGKAELWANLFLDHATQNPDKLQVRVGKGKNEKILKKIKPFQQGINMVELPKADCHAADSLDIVIVLDVTGSMGDELRYLQKELSEVTAQIKSRQNDLYIRTGIVLYQDEGDLFVTKYSDLNENIDVSTDFLQKTRFGGGGDTPEALDVALETAVEKLSWSEAARARLAFVITDAPAHQDAATLQRLHNALAAAAHKGIRIVPMACSGIDKSGEYLLRSMALACNGTYTFLTDDSGIGNAHIKPSTDHYEVETATDLLVRVIQQYSSAPACDTPPPPQKSQPEAVTIAVPVMNKTAADSLSQQETEQPSLLLLSCYPNPTYGALTITTTSGSVGGMLYVADMNGKLLARYDMSEQTTIDIDLSPFPAGIYLISYIHPETEKAHSAKISLLR comes from the coding sequence TTGCTTGGGGGAATAATATTATGGCTCAATACCTGCCAGATACAGGCACAGAACAGCAAAATAGAAGGCAGTGTGTATGATGCCCACACGCATCTCCCTTTAACAGCTTCTATTGCAATAAGCAGTATGCCATATTTGATATTTTCGGACAAAGAGGGTGCTTACAGCTACGTTTTGCCTACCGGAAAATATGTATTTGGCATTTATGCACCAAACTACGAACCCTTTGTGAGCGATACGCTGCATTTATACGAAGAGGCTACACTTCTTCACAACTTTTTTCTGCAACCTGTTTCAAGTAACAGAGAAGAAGTTTTTGAAATGACAGAAGAAAAGGGAAACCGTGCTGTAGAAATAAAGGCTGTTACCCGCGAAGATTTGGAAGCTATGCCCACAAGAATGGTTGAATCAATTGCTTCAAAAACACTAGGCACTTACGATGCAGCCGCTCATAAAGGAACACCTTACGACCGTAGAATTAATGAAGTAGTTAAAAACGAACCTACAACCGCCTCGCCGCCCCCTTCGTTGCGCAAAGTTAAAGACGAACCTACAAGTGCCGCCTCGCCGACCTCCCCTTTGTTGCGACAAGATGCCGCCGATACAAACCTGCAAGGTAAGCTCACCGCCGGAGAAGTAAACGACTTCGGAAAATGGGAACTGTGGAAAGACCTCACCGAAGGCGAATTGGCGCAGTTTCAACAAATATGGCATTGCCTACCTACACAACGTTTTACGGTGCAGGTGAGCAATAGCGAAGGTTGGGCACTAAGCGATGTGCCGGTGGAGTTGTTGGACGAAAACAAAGTGGTGTTGTGGAGCAGCCGCAGCGACAATACCGGAAAAGCCGAACTGTGGGCAAATTTGTTCCTCGACCACGCCACACAAAATCCCGACAAGCTGCAAGTGCGTGTGGGCAAAGGCAAAAACGAAAAAATATTAAAAAAAATAAAACCTTTTCAGCAAGGTATCAATATGGTGGAATTGCCGAAAGCCGACTGCCACGCTGCCGACTCTTTGGATATTGTGATTGTATTGGACGTAACCGGCTCTATGGGCGATGAACTGCGCTATTTGCAAAAAGAACTCAGCGAAGTGACCGCACAGATAAAAAGCCGACAAAACGACTTGTATATTCGCACAGGGATTGTGCTGTATCAAGATGAAGGCGATTTGTTTGTTACAAAATACTCGGATTTAAACGAAAATATTGATGTAAGCACCGATTTTTTGCAAAAAACCAGATTTGGCGGCGGCGGCGATACACCCGAAGCCTTAGATGTAGCACTCGAAACCGCCGTAGAAAAATTATCGTGGAGCGAGGCAGCGCGGGCGCGGCTAGCTTTTGTTATCACCGATGCGCCGGCACATCAAGATGCCGCCACTTTACAACGCCTCCACAATGCGTTGGCGGCGGCAGCACACAAAGGTATCCGCATCGTGCCGATGGCGTGCAGTGGCATTGATAAAAGCGGCGAATATTTATTGCGCTCTATGGCGTTGGCGTGCAACGGTACTTATACATTTCTGACAGACGACAGTGGTATCGGCAATGCACACATCAAACCCAGCACCGACCACTACGAAGTAGAAACCGCCACCGATTTATTGGTACGCGTGATACAGCAATACAGCAGTGCACCCGCCTGCGACACACCTCCCCCACCGCAAAAATCGCAGCCCGAAGCAGTGACGATAGCCGTTCCGGTGATGAATAAAACAGCAGCCGACAGCCTCTCCCAACAAGAGACGGAGCAGCCTTCGCTGTTATTGCTGAGTTGTTATCCCAATCCCACCTACGGTGCACTCACCATAACTACGACAAGCGGCAGCGTGGGCGGTATGTTGTATGTGGCGGATATGAACGGCAAACTTTTGGCACGATACGATATGTCGGAGCAAACAACGATCGACATTGATTTAAGCCCTTTTCCGGCGGGCATCTACCTTATCAGCTATATTCACCCCGAAACAGAAAAAGCACACAGCGCAAAAATCAGTTTGTTAAGGTGA
- a CDS encoding T9SS type A sorting domain-containing protein, which produces MLNSYPYNGPYMPPCQVNNYCSFEPGGNDYNVVSGAVKIDMGNNDCNENAVSVTNPIIEYDNVEGKGYIIGNHTGKYDFYCNEGTFKLQPQLNDIPYYSVAPAVLNFGNDIDTITQDFCIKPISTYHDLKITLMPLIDARPGFDATYQIIYQNMGTIIENGSIGLQYDASRLEYIYSNSSLAAQSNNLLRWNFENLYPFESRSIIFHIRVNSPQEIPAVNIGDVLSYLAYIDYPQTDETPEDNSSALRQTVIGSCDPNDKICLQGTQIEVKNIDNYLHYVIRFQNTGTAEAFNIVVKDDIPKNLDISTFRMVGASHECRLRLEGNSLEAFFENINLPDSTTNEPESHGFLAFKIKAVDTVGIGSKLENTADIYFDYNFPVITNTTQTEIIETIPDVIGFEDTNSNLLQLSPNPVSNFICLHSIEEIKSVNIYDALGNLKISLQNPDNQIDIQHLPRGIYMLRAIIGESPYSTKFVK; this is translated from the coding sequence ATGCTTAATAGCTATCCTTACAACGGACCTTATATGCCTCCCTGTCAGGTGAATAATTATTGCTCATTTGAGCCGGGCGGAAATGATTATAATGTGGTTTCAGGGGCGGTTAAAATAGATATGGGCAACAACGACTGCAATGAAAATGCTGTTTCTGTTACAAACCCAATTATTGAATATGATAATGTTGAGGGAAAAGGCTATATTATTGGTAATCATACGGGTAAATATGACTTTTACTGTAATGAAGGCACCTTTAAGCTCCAACCTCAATTAAATGATATACCATATTATTCCGTTGCTCCGGCAGTTTTAAACTTTGGAAATGATATTGACACTATTACTCAAGACTTTTGCATCAAACCTATCTCCACATACCACGATTTAAAGATTACGCTTATGCCTTTAATTGATGCCAGGCCGGGTTTTGATGCAACATACCAAATTATTTATCAAAATATGGGCACAATTATTGAAAATGGAAGTATTGGCTTACAATACGATGCAAGCCGTTTAGAATATATTTATAGCAACTCATCATTAGCTGCTCAAAGCAACAACCTTCTCCGTTGGAATTTTGAAAACTTATACCCTTTTGAAAGTCGTAGTATTATTTTCCATATACGTGTAAATTCACCACAAGAAATACCAGCAGTCAATATTGGTGATGTGTTAAGTTATTTAGCATATATTGATTACCCTCAAACAGACGAGACACCCGAAGATAACAGTTCTGCTCTGCGTCAGACTGTTATTGGCTCTTGTGACCCAAATGATAAAATTTGCTTACAAGGTACACAAATTGAAGTCAAAAATATTGACAATTATTTACATTATGTAATTCGATTTCAAAACACAGGGACAGCTGAAGCTTTCAATATAGTAGTAAAAGATGATATACCTAAGAACTTAGATATTTCTACTTTTAGAATGGTAGGTGCAAGCCATGAATGTCGTTTGCGTTTGGAAGGTAATAGTTTAGAGGCGTTTTTTGAAAATATTAATTTGCCCGATAGCACCACCAACGAGCCAGAGAGTCATGGTTTTTTAGCTTTTAAAATAAAAGCTGTCGACACAGTAGGTATTGGTAGCAAATTAGAGAATACTGCTGATATTTATTTTGACTATAATTTTCCTGTTATTACTAATACTACGCAAACCGAAATTATTGAAACCATACCTGATGTAATAGGTTTTGAGGATACTAATAGTAATTTATTGCAACTTTCGCCTAATCCGGTGAGTAATTTTATTTGTTTACACAGCATAGAAGAAATAAAAAGTGTTAATATTTATGATGCTTTGGGTAATTTGAAAATTTCTTTACAAAATCCCGATAATCAGATAGATATACAACATTTGCCGAGAGGTATTTATATGCTGAGGGCAATTATTGGCGAAAGTCCTTACAGTACTAAATTCGTTAAATAA